One Pararge aegeria chromosome 1, ilParAegt1.1, whole genome shotgun sequence genomic region harbors:
- the LOC120635715 gene encoding chymotrypsin-1-like — translation MAERSKALRSVTSAWYLPSLDDGRTDWEKIVGGTKAANASAPYQVSLRMWGSRHFCGASIISHRVILTAAHCVDGMNFKNYKAVVGTNQLLFGGKSYSIRKVVQHKKYDPELIKNDIALIFTKREMEFSSTIQAIELNDEPVAPGEDLLLTGWGTTSYPGLAPNDLMQLELKAVSYEECKEAHQETNPVYETQICAISSAGKGACHGDSGGPLVREGRQVGIVSWGIPCAKGKPDVYTKVESYMDWIEKTLHDNNEDHLIHQKRQNSID, via the exons ATGGCCGAGCGGTCTAAGGCGCTGCGTTCAG TGACGTCTGCGTGGTACCTTCCAAGTTTGGACGATGGGCGGACGGACTGGGAGAAAATAGTAGGGGGTACCAAAGCCGCCAACGCCTCAGCGCCGTACCAGGTTTCCCTGCGCATGTGGGGGTCCCGGCACTTCTGCGGCGCCTCCATCATCTCGCACAGGGTCATCCTGACAGCTGCGCATTGCGTGGATGG AATGAACTTCAAAAACTACAAAGCAGTAGTGGGCACCAACCAGCTCCTGTTCGGCGGAAAATCGTATTCCATCCGAAAGGTGGTTCAGCACAAGAAATATGATCCTGAGCTCATCAAAAACGACATCGCACTCATATTCACCAAAAGGGAGATGGAGTTCAGCTCCACCATTCAAGCGATCGAGCTGAACGACGAGCCGGTGGCCCCGGGGGAGGACCTGCTTCTCACTGGATGGGGCACCACAtcg TACCCAGGCTTAGCCCCCAACGACCTGATGCAGTTGGAGCTGAAGGCAGTCTCTTACGAGGAGTGCAAAGAGGCACACCAGGAAACCAACCCCGTGTACGAGACGCAGATCTGTGCCATCAGTTCTGCTGGCAAAGGTGCTTGTCAT GGTGATTCCGGAGGCCCACTTGTGAGGGAGGGTCGACAAGTTGGCATCGTGTCCTGGGGAATCCCCTGTGCTAAGGGCAAACCTGACGTTTATACAAAA GTGGAGTCGTATATGGACTGGATAGAGAAAACTCTCCATGACAACAACGAGGATCATTTAATACACCAAAAACGACAAAACAGCATTGACTAA